The DNA sequence AGATAATTCCCCAGATTGCTGTTTTACCTGGTAAAACAGCTCTATGGCGTGCAGTGGCGGGGCGAGGAATTCATTGAAAAATAAGAATTTTTCCACCTCAATTTCAAGGCCTGTTTCTTCCAAAAACTCCGCTTTGAGCCTTGACTCAATCGTTTCGCCGTATTTTAAGCCACCACCGGGGGGGCTGAAAAAGGCCTGGCTTTCGTTGATGCTTTTGTGTTGGATCATCAGACAGCGGTCGTTTTGAATCAGCAATCCACACACCCGAAGGCGCAGTTGGTTGCCGAAAGTTTGCACAATGGCCTCTTGAGTGTTCATAATTTATCGGTGATTGTTTGCAAAATTAGGCAGGTAAAAGTTTATTTTGTGTTAAACTATAAAATGCCGATCGTTTGACAAAATTTGCATCCTTATTAACTTCACATTTTCCTCATCAGCCTACGGCTGGACAACACCAACTTTTTGGTTTGCTGGATGATTTTATCCGCGAGGAACAGCAACAGGTATTCATCCTGCGGGGCTATGCCGGTACGGGGAAAACCTCGGTCATCAGCGCCCTGACCAAAAGCCTGCCGTCGGTGGCTTATCGTTCGGTGCTTATGGCGCCCACTGGCCGGGCGAGTAAAGTGATGGCCAATTATGCCAAGCGGCGTGCTTTCACGATCCATCGGCTGATTTATAAACAATCGGTGGATGAAATGACCGGTAGCCTGTATTTTGAACTTCAGAAAAACAATGCCAAACGTACGCTTTTTATTGTCGATGAGGCTTCCATGCTCAACGATGACACCGGCTACCAAAAGGGAGGGCTGTTACAGGATCTCCTTCAGTTTGTGTTTGCTGACCGGTCGAATCGGTTATTGTTGGTGGGCGATGTGGCGCAGTTGCCCCCTGTCGGGCACAGCCAGAGCCCAGCGCTTGAGCATCACCATCTTGAATCTCGCTATGGTTTTCAGGTGCGTCAATTTGAGTTAAATGAGGTGGTTCGGCAGGCCGAGGGCTCAGGAATATTAAGCAATGCGACCATGTTGCGAAGCATGATTCAGCAGAATCACGGTGCCGGATTTCGGTTTCAGATTACCGGCTTCGAAGATATTTATCGCATGACCGGGCAACGTTTGGAGGATGGCTTGCGGTATGCTTATGATAAATTTGGGGTCGAAGGTACGGCCATCATTACGCGGTCAAATAAATCTGCCGTGCAGTACAATCAATACATTCGCCGGCAAATTCATTTCAGGGAAGAGGCCATAGAGGCAGGGGACTACCTGATGATTGTTAAAAATAATTACAGCATTTTGCCCGACGATGCGCCTGCAGGTTTTTTGGCCAATGGCGATTTTGTGGAGGTGATGAAGGTGGTCAATACAGAGGAACGGTACGGTTTGAGGTTTGCCTCACTGGAGCTCCGCCTGCTTGATGTGGATGGGCAGCTGCCTTTTGAAGCCATGGTTTGCCTTGATACCCTGACCGCCGAAACACCGGCAATGCCTGAAGATCAGTTCCGGCAATTGCAGGATCAGGTGCAAAATGATTATTTCGAAGAGGGACTCACCAAGGTTAAGTTCAAGGAAGCCCTGCGGAAAGACCCTTACCTGAATGCTCTTCAGATTAAATTTGCCTATGCGCTGACCTGCCATAAATCGCAGGGAGGGCAGTGGCCTGCCGTTTTCGTGGATCAGGGGTATTTGCGGGAGGATCAGGTGAACCAGGAGTGGATGCGCTGGCTTTATACCGCCATGACCCGTGCTCGTGAAGAGCTGTTCATGATGAACTTTAACGATAAATTCTTTTAAATATGAAATATTGCTTGCTGATTTTGGGAATGCTGATGAGTTCGGTCCTGCTGGGCCAACAGCTTCCTGATGTAAAATGGTCGACGGATTATCAGGATTTCGGGCAAGTGGTTGCGGGAGATTCCGTCGCCCTGACTTTTGATTTTGAGAACGCGGGTCCTTCGCCTCTGGTGATCTCCAAAGTGATTACCACCTGCGGATGTACCGTCCCTACTTACCCCAAAGAACCCGTGAAAGCCGGGCAGAAGGCACAGATATTGGTGCATTTCAACAGCCGGGGTAAAATTGGTCGGCAAAACAAACTGATCCGTGTGGTGTGCAATGTGGCGGAGGGCTATAAAGTGCTCCGTATTAGTGGGACGGTCATTGAGAAAGATTAGCAGCGATGCCTGTGGCTTTCACTTTAAATGTCTATCTTGCGCCTCGATAAAAATTAGAAAAATATACACAACATGAATAACTGGTTCCTTTGTAAAGTAAAGTATCGTAAGGAAGACGATAAGGGAATGTTGAAAAACATGACCGAGCAATATTTGGTGGATGCACTGTCGTTCACTGAAGCAGAAACAAGAATTTATGAGGAATTGGGATCTGTCATTCGTGGTGAATTTCAGGTAACCAATATGTCTAAAAGCCGCATTGTTGATGTTTTTGAATATGAAGACACCGACAACTGGCACAAATGTAAGGTGACTTACACCATGATCGACGAGGAAGCGAAGAAAGAGAAGAAGGTTTCTAACCTGATGATCGTTTCAGCAAACAACGTTCGTGAGGCCTATGACCGCATTCAGGAAAGCCTTTCCACCATGTTGGTGCCCTTTCAGGTTCCTGAAATTGCTGAGACACCTATCGTAGAAATCTTCAAATATAAGAGCCCAGACCAGCGGGTTCCTGAAGGTTTTAAGCCGGTAGAGAAAAAAGAAGATTAATTCATCCCAACTTTGGCTTGTTCGCAAGTCAGGTGGTGACCATAAAGAATACAAAAGGAGCTTTTTAGCTCCTTTTTTTATGTAATATTTTTCGTATTTGGGTAATTTTTTGCGTTTCGAAGCATGTAATTTCGACGTAGGATGAGCGCCTTAAGAGTATGAATGCAGGAGAAGGGGCTTTGTGAAGTGGCTTTTAGAGCCCATTGACGGGTTTGTTGCCTCGTTCATACTTTTAAAAAATGATTCATCCCGATAAGTCGTCGGGATAGAAACACGTGTATGAATTATAGGGTTGTTATAGTGTATTTCGGGCGCTAAACACCAATCTATGAAAAAATTTATACTCCTTATTTTTCTTCTTGCACAAGCCACTTTATTGTTGGCTGGAAATGGCCGCTACCGCAGATATAATACAAATAATAATGGAATGACCCCATGGGTGATGTTGGGTGCAAAATCCACTTTCGCCTGGACGGAGCCTTTGGCTGGACAAATGGACCAGTGGGGGGTGCAGTTTAAAGGCGGCGTGATCTTGCCTTTCGCCGACCGCATCAATGTCCGCCTCGGGGCAGGTGCTTCTTTTAACAACTTCCGCGCCTACGAGATCACCACCATCAATAATGTTGATCATTCTTTTCAGCATACCCTTTCCACTTTGCAGCTCGATTTACCAATGCAGCTGATTATCAGACCTGATTCAAGATCAAGATTATATTTTATGGGCGGTTACGAACTCCATGTTCTTACGCCTGAAAAGGTAGCCAACCAATGGAATTTCGCCTTTTCTTCAACGATCGGTCTGGGATATCAAATGAGTGATTTTGTGGCCTTTGAACTTCAGTATATGCAGCAAGTCTACGCTGGGGAATATGCCACACAAAATCAAAATGCGATGCACATGCACCAAAATGCATTGAGCATCGGCGTTCAGTTTTCTCCTCAATTTTAAATTTTGCGATGATGAAAGTTTACGCTCTAAGTCTAACCCTCTTATTCAGTATCCTCCTTCCTGCACATGCAAGAGAGATGGTTACGGAAACTTTTCGATATAACCGCCTGCCTTCTGATGAAAAAACGGCCCTGGCAAATGTGTTCAGCCTGCGGGCGAGAAACCAGAAGCGCTTTGATATTCCCAAGCAATTTACGGTACCTGCCGAACTGATTTTCTACCGTCAGCAGTCGAAGAAATTTTGTTATGCGATAAAAAATAAAAACTATCCTTTCAGTGTGGGCATGATTCCGTCTGATCTTGTGTCTTATTACGAGCAGGAAGCCTGGCGCGCCCGTCAGCAACATGGCGAGGATGCCCCGGCATTGAGTGTGGTGCTGGCCTTGCATTATACTGAAAGTGCATTTAACCCGAACATTAAGGGGGACCACGGCAATAGCATTGGCCTTGGTCAGCTGTATAAGCCTACCGCCCGCATTTTACTGAAGCAAAACAATGAGCTTTGGTCCGATTACTTTTATTTTGATAAAAAAGGGAACCATCATTTTCGCAATACACAGAAGATGATCCGCTTTACATTTGATTTTCTCCCATTGGTGAAAAATTATGCCAAAGGTCAAAAGTTTGATGGCGTCCGCGCTTATAATGGCATCGGGGAGCATGCCGAACATTATGCGCACAAGGTCATTACCCGAAGCCTGGTGTACGAGCGTTTTTTCTCCAAGTACCATCAGTACACCATCAATACACAACAGTACAAAGTGAATTTGCGCAATCTGCTATCCAACTATTTATACCACAAATATCAGGTAGAATTGCCTGCGGATCAATTTGAAAATCTGTTCAATGAGTGTGTGGATCTGGTAGCTGCAGAAGGAATTTTTCCTTTGCAAAAAGCAACCGATCAGCATATCGCCCTTGAAAAGAAAATCAACGCTACAAACATGCACGCGCATCAGTTTTCAGTGGAGGAGCAGAAAACACACCTTTTGATAGAAGATGGTCAGGTGGTTTTTGATTATTTCAGAGATACCAAACTGATGTTGTCCGTGTTGAACCAACAGGAAAATGGAGGCTATTATTGCTATGACCGCATAAAAGGAGAGAAGAAAATTATTTTCGATGTTAATGATCTTGAAGATGAAACGTTCTATTCAAATATTATTCCTGGTGATTTTGTATATCTTCCTAAAGGAACTATGGTCTTCACGCCCAAAGAAAACGCCACTGTTTTAATCCGCTAAAAGGAATCCTTAAAATTTATTTTTTCTGTTGATCATTAGTACATGATTGCTTAATCCAATTTTGCTCAAATTTTCGTCATTATTACACGAAACCTAAGCAAACCTATATGAATGCAAAATTACCAAACCGTTCACTGAGAATTTTTACGCTGATATTATTGCTCTTCCCCCTCGGGCAGTTCAGCATGGCGCAGGGAATTAGGCCATTAGCGATTCAGTTAAGCAATGTCAAACATACCCTTTGCGGTCAGCAGAATGGTGAAATCAGTGTGAAAATCAGTGGAGGTCTCGCACCTTATGAATTGAGCTGGGAGGATGAAGCAGGTAATTTCATCGATGGTGATAGCACCATTACGGGGCTGGAATATGGCTTGTATTACCTTTTCGTAACCGATAAACTGGGATTTACCGAAAGCTTTTCTACACAGATTTTAGTGGAAGATGATCAGACAGGCCCTGTCTTTACCTCTTTTCCTGCTGATATTGAAGTTCCCCGTGTTGATCCCAAAAACTGGTTCAATAACATTTCCACAGATCTTACCTTGCGTCCAACTGCCGAAGATGGCTGTTCCGATGTTAAAGGTATCTGTTATCAGGATAAAGCCCGAGAGATTGATTGCCAGACCACAGAGGTAACCCGTACCTGGACGGCTTTTGACCATGATGGGAATGAAACTTCCGGTCAGCAAATTATTCTGGTGGTTGGCGAAAAGCTTTTTGATCCTTACTACCACACCGCTTTGAAAGTTTATACCAACACCCCAGCGGCCACTGCTGTGGAATTTGATGTGGAGGCTTATTTTGGGGTAGAGGAAGAAACCGTCATCACTTCAGTACCTTCGGGAAGCGAATTTGCACTGGGAACACACCAAATTACTTATGATATTACCAGCGAATGTGGACAGCAAATTCAGGATGTTTTAGTGTTGGAAGTGTTGCCGCAGCCGAATTCGCGGGCGGTTCGTTCGCCACTTTATCTGAATGCAGGGGGATGGAGAGCCTATTTTTCCGATGAAAAGAAACTGTTTCAGGAAGATCAGTTCTTTCTCGGGGGGCAGGAGCGTGAGATGCCTTATCGACTGATCTCTGGAATTAATGAGGACCGAATTATGCGGAATTTTCGGGAAGGGGAGCAGTTCGAATATCGGATTCCTGTGGAGAAAAATTTGCGCTATCGGGTAACGCTCGGTTTTACGGAATTGGAATTCAGCCAACAGGGGCAGCGTTTTTTTGATGTGCTTGTTGAGGGCCAAAAACTTAAAACCATTGATATTGTCGAAGAGGCTAAAGGAAAAGCCAAAGCGGTAGAAGTTTCTTTTGTGGTGCAATCTGATGATGAAACGCTGGAGCTTGAATTTGTGAAAGGAGATGACAGTGAGGGCTTGGCGATATTGAATGGCCTATCCGTGGTGCCTGCTGATATTCCTGACGGCACTTATGTGAATGCTAATGCAAAGGAGGATTACCTCACCAATGATTTTGAGCTGTTTGTGGCTGACTTTTCCGCCATCGGGGGGAAAGGTTCTTCGGACAACAGCCAGTCTGAAATTTCTGGTACCGACCGTGATTATTTGCATTGGACTGAACGATATGGTGAATTCAGGTACAAATTATCGGCAGAAGTGGGTAAATATTATGACCTGACCCTATACTTTGCTGAAATATACCATCAGGCAGCGGGGCAGCGAATTTTTGATGTCTATATGGACGATCAACTGCTGCTTGAAAATTTTGATATTGTTGCCGAAGCAGGTGCGGTAAAGACAGAGGTGAAGAAAAATTTCAGGATTAAGGCCACATCAAGTCAGCTGAATTTGATATTCAAAAAATCAAAAAATATTCCTGCGGGTGTGGATGATAACGCCAAACTGTCGGCTTTTTCATTCGTGAAGAGCGTGGCACAGGACCCTGTCGCTGAGGGCATCAATATTAATGCAGATGATCAGGAAGGCTTTGTTGGCGGTGATGAGACCGTCTATTCGCTGGATAATTATTTTGTGGGCGGCAAAAGTTATACCCTTCCTAAAGGTGTGGAAATCGAAAATACCGACGATGACCGATTATTTTGGTCGGAACGTTTCGGGAAGGATTTCAGGTATATTGTACCAGTGGATGTAGAGCGTTTTTATACAGTAACCTTGTATTTTGCAGAAACCTTCTGGGACAGTCCAGGTAACCGATTTTTCAATGTAGACATCAATGGGGAGCGCAAGTTATCCAATTTTGATATTTACCGTGAGGGGCAAGGGGCCAACCGCGCCGTGAAGAAAACCTTTATTCTTCAGGCAGATTCCACCGCTTTAGATATTCATTTTTATGTTGATGGGGGCGATGCGAACTTTTGTGTGGACAATGCCAAAGTTTCTGCCCTGCGGATAGAGCCTGCCAATCCGATCAATGACCTTTGGACCCTCGGCTTTTTAAATACTTTAAGCGATGAATTCACGGCGGAGCCCGGGGCAATTATGTTTCCCAATCCCATAGACCGCCATGCTTACTTTAATGTTGGCGCATCATCAGTGGAAGATTTTAAATTGGTGGTGGTGAGTAAAGATGGTCGAGAAATGAGAATTCCTTCTTCGCTCATGCGGATGGATGGAGATCTTATTTATGT is a window from the Persicobacter psychrovividus genome containing:
- a CDS encoding transglycosylase SLT domain-containing protein codes for the protein MMKVYALSLTLLFSILLPAHAREMVTETFRYNRLPSDEKTALANVFSLRARNQKRFDIPKQFTVPAELIFYRQQSKKFCYAIKNKNYPFSVGMIPSDLVSYYEQEAWRARQQHGEDAPALSVVLALHYTESAFNPNIKGDHGNSIGLGQLYKPTARILLKQNNELWSDYFYFDKKGNHHFRNTQKMIRFTFDFLPLVKNYAKGQKFDGVRAYNGIGEHAEHYAHKVITRSLVYERFFSKYHQYTINTQQYKVNLRNLLSNYLYHKYQVELPADQFENLFNECVDLVAAEGIFPLQKATDQHIALEKKINATNMHAHQFSVEEQKTHLLIEDGQVVFDYFRDTKLMLSVLNQQENGGYYCYDRIKGEKKIIFDVNDLEDETFYSNIIPGDFVYLPKGTMVFTPKENATVLIR
- a CDS encoding DUF4494 domain-containing protein; the encoded protein is MNNWFLCKVKYRKEDDKGMLKNMTEQYLVDALSFTEAETRIYEELGSVIRGEFQVTNMSKSRIVDVFEYEDTDNWHKCKVTYTMIDEEAKKEKKVSNLMIVSANNVREAYDRIQESLSTMLVPFQVPEIAETPIVEIFKYKSPDQRVPEGFKPVEKKED
- a CDS encoding malectin domain-containing carbohydrate-binding protein; translated protein: MNAKLPNRSLRIFTLILLLFPLGQFSMAQGIRPLAIQLSNVKHTLCGQQNGEISVKISGGLAPYELSWEDEAGNFIDGDSTITGLEYGLYYLFVTDKLGFTESFSTQILVEDDQTGPVFTSFPADIEVPRVDPKNWFNNISTDLTLRPTAEDGCSDVKGICYQDKAREIDCQTTEVTRTWTAFDHDGNETSGQQIILVVGEKLFDPYYHTALKVYTNTPAATAVEFDVEAYFGVEEETVITSVPSGSEFALGTHQITYDITSECGQQIQDVLVLEVLPQPNSRAVRSPLYLNAGGWRAYFSDEKKLFQEDQFFLGGQEREMPYRLISGINEDRIMRNFREGEQFEYRIPVEKNLRYRVTLGFTELEFSQQGQRFFDVLVEGQKLKTIDIVEEAKGKAKAVEVSFVVQSDDETLELEFVKGDDSEGLAILNGLSVVPADIPDGTYVNANAKEDYLTNDFELFVADFSAIGGKGSSDNSQSEISGTDRDYLHWTERYGEFRYKLSAEVGKYYDLTLYFAEIYHQAAGQRIFDVYMDDQLLLENFDIVAEAGAVKTEVKKNFRIKATSSQLNLIFKKSKNIPAGVDDNAKLSAFSFVKSVAQDPVAEGININADDQEGFVGGDETVYSLDNYFVGGKSYTLPKGVEIENTDDDRLFWSERFGKDFRYIVPVDVERFYTVTLYFAETFWDSPGNRFFNVDINGERKLSNFDIYREGQGANRAVKKTFILQADSTALDIHFYVDGGDANFCVDNAKVSALRIEPANPINDLWTLGFLNTLSDEFTAEPGAIMFPNPIDRHAYFNVGASSVEDFKLVVVSKDGREMRIPSSLMRMDGDLIYVDFYSLFLQRGVYTARFWVNGKEKESIRFIVLHHR
- a CDS encoding NUDIX hydrolase, whose protein sequence is MNTQEAIVQTFGNQLRLRVCGLLIQNDRCLMIQHKSINESQAFFSPPGGGLKYGETIESRLKAEFLEETGLEIEVEKFLFFNEFLAPPLHAIELFYQVKQQSGELSKGFDPELATDNQIIEELHLFSLLEIQKISVNSRHQFFDFGANWEDILSLQGHFKKDF
- a CDS encoding DUF1573 domain-containing protein yields the protein MKYCLLILGMLMSSVLLGQQLPDVKWSTDYQDFGQVVAGDSVALTFDFENAGPSPLVISKVITTCGCTVPTYPKEPVKAGQKAQILVHFNSRGKIGRQNKLIRVVCNVAEGYKVLRISGTVIEKD
- a CDS encoding ATP-dependent DNA helicase, producing MTKFASLLTSHFPHQPTAGQHQLFGLLDDFIREEQQQVFILRGYAGTGKTSVISALTKSLPSVAYRSVLMAPTGRASKVMANYAKRRAFTIHRLIYKQSVDEMTGSLYFELQKNNAKRTLFIVDEASMLNDDTGYQKGGLLQDLLQFVFADRSNRLLLVGDVAQLPPVGHSQSPALEHHHLESRYGFQVRQFELNEVVRQAEGSGILSNATMLRSMIQQNHGAGFRFQITGFEDIYRMTGQRLEDGLRYAYDKFGVEGTAIITRSNKSAVQYNQYIRRQIHFREEAIEAGDYLMIVKNNYSILPDDAPAGFLANGDFVEVMKVVNTEERYGLRFASLELRLLDVDGQLPFEAMVCLDTLTAETPAMPEDQFRQLQDQVQNDYFEEGLTKVKFKEALRKDPYLNALQIKFAYALTCHKSQGGQWPAVFVDQGYLREDQVNQEWMRWLYTAMTRAREELFMMNFNDKFF